One genomic segment of Petrotoga sp. 9PWA.NaAc.5.4 includes these proteins:
- the ylqF gene encoding ribosome biogenesis GTPase YlqF produces the protein MWYPGHIEKAKKIIKNNLSIVNAVIEILDARAPYASRAYEEEQLFRNKNRIIVLNKYDLCDKKKTKEWENYYKANGNEVFSLSLKNLNLREFFLKKIDPLIPEKFNEKRIMIVGIPNVGKSTFINRLKGKKAAAVGNEPGITRGIQWINIGEKLRVLDTPGVLYPKLYNKNIVNKLILIGSLKSEDHELEEAFNYAFNFLRIEYPEILSKVLLNWEGCKNSYEFIELFSLKRNFIKKGGIFDYERGRNIFLKELSDGKYGCITYETPSDF, from the coding sequence ATGTGGTATCCCGGTCATATTGAGAAAGCCAAAAAGATAATAAAAAATAATTTAAGTATAGTAAATGCTGTGATTGAAATTTTAGATGCACGAGCTCCTTATGCAAGTAGAGCTTATGAAGAAGAGCAACTTTTCAGGAATAAAAATAGAATAATTGTTCTGAACAAATACGATTTATGTGATAAGAAAAAAACTAAAGAATGGGAAAATTATTATAAGGCTAATGGAAATGAAGTTTTTTCACTAAGTCTTAAAAATCTAAATTTAAGAGAATTTTTTTTAAAAAAAATTGATCCTCTCATCCCAGAAAAATTTAATGAAAAGCGAATAATGATTGTCGGAATACCAAATGTAGGAAAATCAACTTTTATAAATAGACTAAAAGGTAAAAAAGCCGCAGCGGTTGGAAATGAGCCAGGAATTACAAGAGGCATTCAGTGGATAAATATCGGAGAAAAACTAAGAGTTTTAGATACTCCCGGAGTATTGTACCCAAAACTCTACAATAAAAATATTGTGAACAAATTGATTTTGATAGGTTCTTTAAAATCGGAGGATCATGAATTAGAAGAAGCTTTTAACTACGCATTTAATTTTTTGAGAATTGAGTATCCAGAAATTTTAAGCAAAGTACTCCTTAATTGGGAAGGCTGCAAAAATTCGTACGAGTTCATAGAACTTTTTTCTTTAAAAAGAAATTTCATAAAAAAAGGTGGAATCTTTGATTATGAAAGAGGCAGAAATATTTTTTTAAAGGAATTATCAGATGGTAAGTACGGTTGCATTACATATGAAACTCCTTCAGATTTTTAA
- a CDS encoding GTPase, whose product MKCEGCGIEIQSKDPNKAGYVPENVIIEKLANDEPIVCQRCFKLRHYNQLLPINIDSDFSCQIDKILKDFKTVIWLVDVIDFEGTFRKEILDKLKGKNVFLVVNKIDLLPRSTSYTQLKEWLYERIKDSDLKIPKEHIRMISVKNGVGMERTKKLLIKSEREKALIIGVVNVGKSSFLKKLGAENLTVSSYPGTTLNVLRTKINNMDLEFYDTPGIFTKDRLCDFFDIYSQVKMIPSKKIISKTFTVNKGNVLFISGLFWIKVIENGINDLPPIMTVFHPEGVSTHRAKQERVDELLTNRDVLFPPYYSSFKYEKVNFENIVLRVDKGNDIAIAGGGWISIKRGPLIAEIIKPKELKVIIRKSIK is encoded by the coding sequence ATGAAATGTGAAGGTTGCGGCATAGAAATCCAAAGTAAAGATCCCAACAAAGCGGGTTATGTGCCTGAAAATGTGATTATAGAAAAATTGGCAAATGATGAACCAATAGTTTGTCAAAGATGTTTTAAATTAAGGCATTATAATCAACTGCTTCCTATAAACATTGATTCGGATTTTTCTTGTCAAATTGATAAAATCTTGAAAGATTTTAAAACCGTTATATGGCTTGTCGATGTTATTGATTTTGAAGGTACTTTTAGAAAAGAAATATTAGATAAATTAAAGGGGAAAAATGTCTTTCTTGTTGTAAACAAAATAGATCTTTTACCAAGAAGTACTTCTTACACCCAATTGAAGGAATGGTTGTATGAAAGAATAAAAGATTCGGATTTAAAAATACCTAAGGAACATATTAGAATGATTAGTGTAAAAAATGGAGTGGGAATGGAAAGAACAAAAAAACTTTTAATAAAATCAGAAAGGGAGAAAGCTTTAATAATAGGAGTTGTCAATGTTGGTAAATCTTCTTTTTTAAAAAAATTAGGTGCAGAAAATTTAACTGTTAGTTCTTATCCCGGAACCACACTTAATGTATTAAGAACAAAAATAAATAACATGGATTTAGAATTTTATGATACCCCAGGAATTTTTACAAAAGATCGGCTGTGCGATTTTTTCGATATTTATTCTCAAGTCAAAATGATACCTTCCAAAAAGATTATTTCTAAAACTTTTACTGTTAATAAAGGAAATGTACTTTTTATTAGCGGTTTATTTTGGATAAAAGTTATAGAAAATGGAATAAACGATTTACCCCCTATTATGACAGTATTCCATCCAGAAGGTGTCTCTACACATAGAGCAAAGCAAGAAAGAGTAGATGAATTATTAACAAATAGAGATGTGCTGTTTCCGCCTTATTATTCAAGTTTTAAATATGAAAAAGTTAACTTTGAAAATATTGTATTAAGAGTAGATAAAGGTAATGATATAGCAATAGCAGGGGGAGGTTGGATTTCTATAAAAAGAGGGCCTTTAATAGCAGAAATAATAAAACCGAAAGAGCTTAAAGTTATTATTAGAAAGTCTATTAAGTGA
- the feoB gene encoding ferrous iron transport protein B → MGHHHDHVENTVLTEDSESEISIIGNPNVGKTSLFNALTGAKQYVANWPGVTVEKKVGTFKYKGKSFKLVDLPGVYTLSSKSEDEKVAKDYILSKESEIVILVADALNLESSMFLLFQLIEMEVKIILVINAIDEAKEKGRVIDTSPISKTLNIPVILTSARTGEGIEKLLEEVYSLSGTKNIIKNKIKYPEPIEKFVYYFQEKAFQYKDIEAKYYGDRENRWLPIYLLEFGNNDLELPETFMEDISEKFDLAALKNEYLNWKFNFISYLVTSSIIKEGIDWSLRDILDHVFTHKVLGILIYIFALFSVFSLTFSVAQPLSDLLESSFNFLGNFASNYINIPWLNSLIVDGIIAGVGGVLIFLPQIFILFFFLGFLEESGYLPRAAFLVDRIARNFGLSGRSFMSIILGFGCNVPAIISTKTIANKKERLALILSLPFSSCSARLPVYIVFISAFFSAHAATIMMLVYLSSIALVLISSKFLQIFITQADDIPFTIELPRFRMPTLKNLSIYTWNRGKHFLQKAGGVIFVATIIIWTLSFFPNFGEDINNSYAAVIGKIFEPLTRHLGWDWRINTGLVFGVAAKEIVVSSYSTLFNVGEESLSFALQNSITPVSALSLIFFVLTYIPCFATLATIKAETNGWKWMIFSFFYTIIVAYLIANIVFFIGGIFL, encoded by the coding sequence ATGGGCCATCATCATGATCACGTTGAAAATACTGTATTAACCGAAGACTCAGAATCAGAAATCTCAATAATTGGTAATCCGAATGTCGGAAAAACTTCTTTATTTAATGCTTTAACGGGAGCAAAACAATATGTTGCAAACTGGCCAGGAGTTACTGTTGAAAAAAAGGTTGGGACCTTCAAATATAAAGGAAAATCTTTTAAATTAGTTGATCTTCCTGGAGTATATACTCTTTCATCAAAAAGTGAAGATGAAAAAGTAGCTAAAGATTATATATTGAGCAAAGAATCTGAAATTGTTATTTTGGTTGCAGATGCACTGAACTTAGAGAGTTCTATGTTTTTATTGTTTCAATTAATTGAAATGGAAGTTAAAATTATCTTAGTGATAAATGCTATAGATGAAGCAAAAGAAAAAGGCAGAGTTATAGATACATCTCCCATTTCCAAAACTTTAAATATTCCTGTAATTCTTACTTCGGCAAGAACAGGTGAAGGCATAGAAAAATTGTTAGAAGAGGTATACAGCCTTTCAGGAACCAAGAATATAATAAAAAATAAAATCAAATATCCAGAACCTATAGAAAAATTTGTATATTATTTTCAAGAAAAAGCTTTTCAATATAAAGATATTGAAGCTAAGTACTATGGAGATCGCGAAAATAGATGGTTACCTATTTATTTGTTGGAGTTTGGAAACAATGATTTAGAACTACCAGAAACATTTATGGAAGATATCAGCGAAAAATTTGATTTAGCCGCTTTAAAAAATGAGTACCTGAATTGGAAATTCAACTTCATCTCTTACTTAGTAACTTCCTCAATAATAAAAGAGGGAATCGATTGGTCTTTAAGAGATATTTTAGATCATGTGTTTACTCACAAGGTTTTAGGAATATTGATATATATCTTTGCCTTATTTTCTGTATTTTCTTTAACTTTTAGCGTAGCTCAACCTTTGTCCGACTTATTAGAGAGTTCGTTTAATTTCTTAGGAAACTTTGCTTCTAATTATATAAATATTCCTTGGCTAAATTCTTTGATTGTAGATGGCATAATTGCAGGTGTTGGAGGTGTTTTAATTTTCTTACCTCAGATTTTTATTTTGTTTTTCTTTTTAGGATTCTTGGAAGAATCAGGATATTTGCCCAGAGCTGCTTTCCTTGTAGACAGAATTGCAAGAAACTTTGGTTTGAGTGGTAGATCTTTTATGTCTATAATTTTAGGCTTTGGATGTAATGTTCCGGCTATTATTTCTACAAAAACTATCGCTAACAAAAAAGAAAGATTAGCTCTTATACTTAGTCTTCCTTTTTCTTCATGTAGCGCAAGATTACCCGTGTATATAGTATTTATAAGTGCCTTTTTTTCAGCACATGCTGCAACTATCATGATGTTAGTATATTTGTCAAGTATAGCGTTAGTCTTAATATCCTCAAAATTCTTACAGATTTTCATAACACAAGCTGATGATATTCCTTTTACAATAGAATTACCAAGATTTAGAATGCCTACATTGAAAAATTTATCAATTTATACGTGGAACAGAGGTAAGCACTTTTTACAAAAGGCTGGGGGAGTAATATTTGTTGCCACTATTATTATCTGGACACTGTCTTTTTTCCCAAATTTTGGAGAAGATATAAACAATAGTTACGCAGCAGTCATAGGAAAGATTTTCGAACCGTTGACCCGTCATTTGGGTTGGGATTGGAGAATAAATACAGGCTTAGTTTTTGGTGTTGCAGCAAAGGAAATAGTCGTTTCTTCTTATTCTACCTTGTTTAATGTAGGTGAAGAGTCGTTAAGTTTTGCTTTGCAAAATTCTATTACCCCCGTTTCTGCTTTATCCTTGATATTCTTCGTTTTAACATATATTCCATGTTTTGCAACTTTAGCCACTATAAAGGCGGAAACTAACGGTTGGAAGTGGATGATTTTCAGCTTCTTCTACACCATTATAGTAGCTTATTTAATTGCAAATATCGTTTTCTTTATTGGAGGCATATTCCTATGA
- a CDS encoding type II secretion system F family protein produces the protein MKKLFRVRVEDITLNKFYNCYLLLDNEDEVYSFLNSLKIKVININVDNFYFSSKKLNVDKMIVIVDNLYLLVNSGLTVLDALNFLVFNEEVDKFIKGVLFKSYFLLREGFDYNKAFDFYELDQYFIYTLNISKTEDSLRKNLSYLKDYYENVKLSKLSAEKSLIYPFMVLCSIMILLIFLNFLIIPQFSSMLDYEIKIELSTYLLIFMFITFSNGLIIFLLGKKNDIMWTKVPILKLLYKNYILYKFTRDINLLLKSGLTIYNSLELVLSNTKSQYILSRFLGASIEIESGKDLNEVFSKIKDIKEFSLTMSLSKWKGDYKEVFDFLEKFYYASFKNAVEKIMKMLEPTLIIFLSIIVLSLAFEIYSNVYLGGIGFEIS, from the coding sequence ATGAAAAAACTATTCAGAGTTAGAGTTGAAGATATTACTTTAAATAAATTCTATAACTGTTATCTTCTTTTGGATAATGAGGATGAAGTATATAGTTTTTTAAATAGTCTGAAAATAAAAGTTATCAACATTAATGTTGATAACTTTTATTTTTCATCAAAAAAATTAAATGTTGATAAAATGATAGTAATTGTTGATAACTTATACTTACTTGTAAACTCTGGATTAACTGTATTGGATGCTCTAAATTTTCTAGTTTTCAACGAAGAAGTTGATAAGTTCATAAAAGGTGTATTGTTCAAAAGTTATTTTCTATTGAGAGAAGGATTTGACTATAATAAAGCTTTTGATTTTTATGAACTTGATCAATATTTTATATACACGTTAAACATATCTAAAACAGAGGATTCCTTGAGAAAAAATCTTTCATATTTAAAAGATTATTATGAAAATGTAAAACTCTCAAAACTTTCTGCAGAAAAATCACTTATTTATCCCTTTATGGTGCTTTGTTCTATTATGATTTTATTAATTTTTTTAAATTTTTTAATTATTCCTCAGTTTTCTTCAATGCTTGATTATGAAATAAAAATTGAGTTATCAACATATTTGTTGATATTTATGTTTATAACTTTTTCGAATGGGTTGATAATTTTTTTATTAGGGAAAAAAAATGACATTATGTGGACAAAAGTTCCTATTTTAAAATTATTATACAAAAATTATATATTATATAAATTTACTCGAGATATTAACTTGCTATTGAAAAGTGGTTTAACAATTTACAATTCCTTAGAACTTGTTCTTTCTAACACAAAATCTCAATATATATTATCAAGGTTTTTAGGAGCGTCTATAGAAATAGAAAGCGGAAAAGATCTAAACGAAGTTTTTTCAAAAATAAAAGATATCAAAGAGTTTTCTTTGACAATGAGCCTTTCAAAATGGAAAGGAGATTACAAAGAGGTTTTCGATTTTTTAGAAAAGTTTTATTATGCATCTTTTAAAAACGCTGTAGAAAAAATTATGAAAATGCTTGAACCAACTCTAATTATATTTTTATCTATAATTGTGTTAAGCCTTGCATTTGAAATTTATTCAAATGTTTATTTAGGGGGAATTGGGTTTGAAATTTCATAA
- a CDS encoding FeoA family protein — MIIPLSKLFIGQKGKIHKLSLKSEDLNNRFISMGMIPGKMIELVHISPFGDPLVFKTGERKLVLRKSEAANIFVEVEYIIENLFEIESGDYEVIHLEGGRTFYKEMKKMGILEGIKIKKVNKYGNKISVEIKGDTFEIGRGKAEKIFCKKVA; from the coding sequence GTGATTATACCATTAAGCAAATTATTTATAGGTCAAAAAGGGAAAATACATAAACTATCTCTAAAAAGCGAAGATTTAAACAATCGTTTTATTTCTATGGGAATGATTCCTGGTAAAATGATTGAATTGGTTCATATTTCTCCTTTTGGAGATCCTTTAGTATTTAAAACAGGAGAAAGGAAACTTGTTTTAAGAAAATCTGAAGCAGCTAATATATTTGTAGAAGTAGAATACATAATAGAAAACTTGTTTGAAATAGAATCTGGTGATTATGAAGTTATTCATTTAGAGGGTGGAAGAACTTTTTATAAGGAAATGAAAAAAATGGGGATTTTGGAAGGAATTAAAATAAAAAAGGTAAACAAATATGGTAACAAAATTAGTGTAGAAATAAAAGGAGACACTTTCGAAATTGGAAGAGGAAAGGCTGAAAAAATCTTTTGTAAAAAGGTGGCATAG
- a CDS encoding PhoH family protein: MRNTISIPNNVEPIEIFGAYDSRTKYLKKELNVDIHYKDRKIYIEGKDVDSVDKTYKIFSELLEILDEGQLLDWDQFQYIVSRYKNNGNGENSEKKQKSMKEVVNTQIVGTKIFAKTEGQANYIELLKNNDIVFSIGPAGTGKTYLAVAMAVDYLRAGKVQRLILTRPAVEAGEKLGFLPGTLYEKVDPYLKPLFDALLDFMDSDRLISYRERGIIEILPLAYMRGRTLNNSFIILDEAQNTTYQQMKMFLTRIGFNSRVVITGDITQIDLEKKKDSGLLSVKEILGENIKGITFIELKEDDVVRNPLVKNIIKAYEKYEKNEK; this comes from the coding sequence TTGAGAAACACGATTTCAATTCCTAACAATGTGGAACCGATAGAAATATTTGGAGCTTATGATAGCAGGACCAAGTATTTGAAAAAAGAGTTAAATGTAGATATTCATTACAAAGATAGAAAAATATACATTGAAGGAAAAGATGTAGATTCCGTAGATAAGACTTATAAAATATTTTCTGAACTATTAGAAATTTTAGATGAAGGACAATTGCTTGATTGGGATCAATTTCAATATATAGTTTCTCGGTATAAAAACAATGGCAATGGAGAGAATAGCGAGAAAAAGCAAAAATCAATGAAAGAAGTAGTTAATACTCAGATAGTAGGAACAAAAATCTTTGCAAAGACAGAAGGACAAGCTAATTACATAGAATTATTAAAAAATAATGATATAGTTTTCAGCATAGGCCCTGCTGGGACGGGGAAAACTTATTTGGCAGTAGCAATGGCTGTCGATTATTTAAGGGCAGGTAAAGTACAACGTTTAATTTTAACGCGACCCGCGGTAGAAGCTGGAGAGAAATTGGGATTTTTGCCAGGAACATTATACGAAAAAGTAGATCCTTATCTTAAGCCTTTGTTTGATGCTCTCTTAGATTTCATGGATTCTGATAGGTTAATTTCTTATAGGGAAAGAGGTATTATAGAAATATTACCATTAGCTTATATGAGAGGTAGAACCTTAAATAATTCTTTTATCATATTAGATGAAGCTCAAAATACTACTTATCAACAAATGAAAATGTTTTTAACAAGAATCGGATTCAATTCAAGGGTGGTTATTACAGGAGATATTACCCAAATAGATTTAGAAAAAAAGAAAGATTCTGGACTCTTATCAGTTAAAGAGATTTTAGGAGAGAACATTAAAGGAATTACATTTATTGAATTGAAAGAAGACGACGTTGTTAGAAACCCTTTGGTGAAAAATATAATAAAAGCTTATGAAAAGTATGAAAAAAATGAAAAATAA
- a CDS encoding patatin-like phospholipase family protein, whose amino-acid sequence MLAICLSGGGAKGAAHVGALLELEKMGLKFDMIVGSSIGALVGAGYAILGNAKALHEYALRLQKLTFLKKTPSSRQIPSFIECFGANLLPSTLPSFIYFWPLKRFLKDWKFENLKIRFACTAVDIENGELKIFFDEGYVLPALKASMAIPGAFKPVKINGKKYIDGGTLENLPILPAKMLGAKKIIGLKLLAKKIKYNEIKSAAQAFERIDNIRENIMEDISKEDNIIIELPTQDFNTLDFTQTEKLIEIGQKTIFENKEYILENL is encoded by the coding sequence TTGCTTGCAATTTGTTTGTCTGGAGGTGGAGCTAAAGGAGCTGCACATGTAGGCGCTCTACTTGAATTAGAAAAAATGGGTTTAAAATTCGATATGATAGTAGGAAGTAGTATAGGTGCTTTAGTAGGAGCAGGTTATGCTATTTTGGGTAATGCTAAAGCATTGCATGAATATGCTTTAAGATTGCAAAAATTGACTTTTTTGAAAAAAACACCCTCTTCAAGGCAAATACCCTCTTTTATCGAATGTTTTGGAGCTAATTTGTTACCATCGACTTTGCCATCTTTCATATATTTTTGGCCTCTAAAAAGATTTTTAAAAGATTGGAAGTTCGAAAACTTGAAAATTAGATTTGCATGTACCGCAGTAGACATAGAAAATGGGGAATTAAAAATTTTTTTTGACGAAGGATATGTGCTGCCTGCTTTAAAAGCAAGCATGGCTATTCCAGGAGCTTTTAAACCCGTAAAGATTAATGGAAAAAAATACATAGATGGAGGAACTTTGGAAAACCTTCCCATATTGCCTGCTAAAATGTTAGGAGCAAAAAAGATAATAGGATTGAAACTTTTAGCCAAAAAGATCAAATATAATGAAATTAAAAGCGCTGCACAAGCGTTTGAAAGAATAGACAATATAAGGGAAAATATTATGGAAGATATATCTAAAGAAGATAATATAATTATTGAATTACCTACACAAGACTTCAACACATTAGACTTTACGCAAACTGAAAAATTAATAGAAATTGGTCAAAAAACAATTTTTGAAAATAAAGAATATATATTGGAGAATCTTTAA
- a CDS encoding phosphate propanoyltransferase, with protein sequence MSKNINVEVYILQLKEPGIIVGVSNRHVHLSQEHLEVLFGENYELTPIKPLGQPGQYACDECVDLIGPKGIFQKVRILGPVRKESQVEISRTDSFKLGITPPVRDSGDIQGTPGITLKGPKGEVVLDKGVIIAKRHIHMLPIDAEHYGVKDKDIVSVYCNKEGRRLIFQDVLIRVSEKFALEFHVDIDEANAALLNSGDYIKIIERF encoded by the coding sequence GTGAGTAAAAATATCAATGTGGAGGTGTATATTTTGCAATTAAAAGAACCAGGTATAATAGTTGGAGTATCTAATAGACATGTTCATCTGTCACAAGAACACTTGGAGGTACTTTTTGGGGAAAATTATGAATTAACACCTATAAAACCTCTTGGTCAGCCGGGGCAGTATGCTTGTGATGAATGTGTTGATTTAATAGGACCTAAGGGTATTTTTCAAAAAGTAAGAATATTAGGCCCTGTAAGAAAAGAATCACAAGTTGAAATATCTCGAACAGATTCCTTTAAATTAGGAATAACTCCACCAGTAAGAGACTCTGGAGATATACAAGGTACTCCAGGAATTACTCTAAAAGGTCCAAAGGGAGAAGTTGTTTTAGATAAGGGTGTTATCATAGCTAAAAGGCATATACATATGCTTCCAATTGATGCAGAACACTATGGAGTAAAAGATAAAGATATAGTATCAGTTTATTGCAATAAAGAAGGAAGAAGACTGATTTTTCAAGATGTTTTAATAAGAGTTAGTGAGAAGTTCGCATTAGAATTTCATGTAGATATAGATGAAGCAAATGCAGCTTTATTAAACAGTGGTGACTACATAAAAATTATTGAAAGGTTTTAA
- the alaS gene encoding alanine--tRNA ligase, with protein MKYLSSHEIREMFLAFFESKGHKRFPSASLIPNDPQLMFTVAGMVPFKPIFWGKVEPTYTRITTCQKCIRTNDIENVGRTPRHHTFFEMLGNFSFGDYFKEEAIEWAWEFLTKELEMPIEKLWVSVYETDEESFNIWKYKIGVPENKIMKFGKEDNWWGPVGPTGPCGPCSEIYFDTGNSKNCQDHENCTPACDCGRFVEIWNIVFTEYYSDENGNLSPLPRKNIDTGAGFERICAAVQDVYDNFKSDLFKEIIEKIEKTFSVKFGEDSNTDVSIKVIADHVRAIAFLIADGVIPSNEARGYVLRRIIRRAVRHGTLLGSKGPFLKDILETVIWKMSDVYPELLEKRDLIEKISKIEEEKFFSTLEKGVERLNTIISNFDKGNTLPGSVAFELYDTYGFPVDITKEILEEKGIKVNEKEFEELMNKQKEMAREALGKVEYDESNPVYKRLSKILSKTEFIGYEALRIEEELKAIINNGNIINEAFEGEEVELFFARSPFYSEKGGQVSDKGVIVNDKFMAEVNDVQMISGEIISHFVKIKKGSIKTGEKVVLEVNETLRKATEKNHTATHLLHAALRKILGNHVKQAGSYVGPERLRFDFSHFEPLSREQMYHIEYLVNEQIQKAIPVVTYVKSLEEARNMDVVALFEEKYGDVVRVVEIGDFSREFCGGTHVSNTGEIGIFKIISESSVSSGVRRIEALTGMEGLNFVNGLQDTIVKISQMLDIPIYKIQEKIEDILQILKTQEKEIKKLQSQLATKTIEKLVDNPKIIKGEKVVVGILENLEKDVHANTADVLIQKLGRGVVILFNKNEENNVSFIVKVSKELTNKFHAGNIAKKIAFYLGGGGGGSPTFAQAGGKKVKKLEEVIDNLENILEE; from the coding sequence ATGAAATATTTATCATCGCATGAAATTAGAGAAATGTTTTTGGCATTTTTTGAAAGTAAAGGACATAAAAGGTTTCCAAGTGCATCTTTGATACCGAACGATCCACAATTAATGTTTACAGTTGCTGGGATGGTACCTTTTAAGCCTATATTTTGGGGAAAAGTAGAGCCTACTTATACAAGAATTACTACGTGTCAAAAATGTATAAGAACGAATGATATAGAGAATGTGGGTAGAACTCCAAGACATCACACTTTTTTTGAGATGCTTGGAAATTTTTCTTTTGGAGATTATTTTAAAGAAGAAGCTATTGAATGGGCTTGGGAATTTTTAACTAAAGAATTAGAAATGCCAATTGAAAAATTATGGGTCTCTGTTTATGAAACAGATGAAGAGTCTTTTAATATTTGGAAATATAAAATAGGTGTTCCTGAAAACAAAATAATGAAGTTTGGTAAAGAAGACAATTGGTGGGGACCAGTTGGACCTACAGGCCCTTGTGGCCCGTGCTCTGAAATTTATTTTGACACAGGAAATTCTAAAAACTGTCAAGATCACGAAAACTGCACACCAGCTTGTGATTGTGGACGTTTTGTTGAAATATGGAATATCGTTTTCACAGAGTATTATAGTGATGAAAACGGCAATCTATCTCCTCTTCCTCGAAAGAATATAGACACCGGAGCAGGTTTTGAGAGAATCTGTGCAGCAGTTCAAGATGTTTATGATAATTTTAAGTCTGATTTGTTTAAAGAAATTATTGAAAAAATAGAAAAAACTTTTTCTGTAAAATTTGGCGAAGATTCTAATACAGACGTATCTATAAAAGTTATTGCCGATCATGTTAGAGCCATTGCTTTTTTGATCGCAGATGGGGTTATTCCTTCGAACGAGGCAAGAGGATATGTATTAAGAAGAATAATACGAAGAGCGGTTAGACATGGCACTCTTTTAGGATCGAAAGGTCCTTTTTTAAAAGATATACTTGAAACTGTTATTTGGAAAATGAGTGATGTTTATCCCGAACTTCTTGAAAAACGTGATTTGATTGAAAAAATTTCTAAAATAGAAGAAGAAAAGTTTTTTTCAACCTTAGAAAAAGGGGTTGAAAGGTTAAACACTATAATTTCTAACTTTGATAAAGGAAATACATTGCCCGGAAGCGTTGCTTTCGAACTTTACGATACGTATGGGTTCCCTGTGGATATTACAAAAGAAATCTTAGAAGAAAAAGGAATTAAGGTTAATGAAAAAGAATTCGAAGAACTTATGAACAAACAAAAAGAAATGGCAAGAGAAGCTTTAGGAAAAGTGGAATATGATGAATCAAATCCTGTTTACAAAAGATTATCAAAAATACTGTCAAAAACAGAGTTTATTGGTTATGAAGCTTTGCGCATCGAAGAAGAACTCAAAGCAATAATTAACAATGGGAATATTATTAATGAAGCTTTTGAGGGCGAAGAAGTTGAATTATTCTTTGCAAGATCTCCTTTTTATTCAGAAAAGGGAGGCCAAGTTTCAGACAAAGGCGTAATCGTCAACGATAAATTCATGGCTGAAGTAAATGATGTTCAAATGATTTCGGGTGAAATAATATCTCACTTTGTCAAGATAAAAAAAGGTAGTATAAAAACGGGAGAAAAAGTAGTTTTAGAGGTTAATGAAACTTTAAGAAAAGCTACTGAAAAAAATCATACTGCAACGCATCTTCTACATGCAGCATTGAGAAAAATTTTAGGTAATCATGTAAAACAAGCTGGTTCATATGTAGGACCTGAAAGGTTGAGATTTGATTTTTCACATTTTGAACCTTTAAGCAGGGAACAGATGTACCATATCGAATATTTGGTTAATGAACAGATTCAAAAAGCTATTCCTGTTGTTACTTATGTAAAAAGTTTAGAAGAAGCAAGAAATATGGATGTAGTAGCTTTATTTGAAGAAAAGTATGGAGATGTTGTAAGAGTCGTAGAAATTGGAGATTTTTCAAGAGAATTTTGTGGTGGAACCCATGTCTCTAATACAGGAGAAATAGGGATATTTAAAATCATTTCAGAATCCTCCGTATCTTCTGGGGTCAGGAGAATAGAAGCTTTAACTGGCATGGAAGGTTTAAATTTTGTAAATGGTCTTCAGGATACTATTGTTAAGATATCACAGATGTTAGACATACCGATATATAAAATTCAAGAAAAAATAGAAGATATTCTTCAAATATTGAAAACTCAAGAAAAGGAAATCAAGAAATTACAGTCCCAGTTAGCAACTAAGACTATTGAAAAATTAGTTGATAATCCAAAAATTATAAAGGGAGAAAAGGTAGTTGTTGGTATTTTAGAAAATTTAGAAAAAGATGTGCATGCTAATACAGCAGATGTTTTAATTCAAAAGTTAGGAAGAGGAGTCGTAATCCTTTTTAACAAAAATGAAGAAAACAACGTAAGTTTCATAGTTAAAGTTTCCAAAGAATTGACAAATAAATTCCATGCTGGAAATATAGCAAAAAAAATAGCTTTTTATTTAGGTGGTGGGGGTGGTGGAAGCCCTACTTTTGCTCAAGCTGGAGGTAAAAAAGTAAAAAAATTAGAAGAAGTTATCGATAATTTGGAAAATATTTTGGAGGAATAA